In Sphingopyxis sp. 113P3, one DNA window encodes the following:
- a CDS encoding PRC-barrel domain-containing protein: MQKLLLMTLPLCFVAACSDKNDAAEERLERAAETSATVAGPTPAALGLSEAQLLDADIVGSDGRELGEVAQVLRDASGKVDRLLVELEGPGDRYVHLPILGLTPVVRGTDTDLQTTMTKARLDALPEVKLPAP; encoded by the coding sequence ATGCAAAAACTGCTCCTGATGACCCTGCCGCTTTGTTTCGTTGCAGCCTGCTCGGACAAGAATGATGCCGCGGAAGAAAGGCTTGAGCGGGCGGCCGAAACCAGCGCGACTGTGGCGGGACCGACACCCGCTGCCCTCGGACTGAGCGAGGCACAGCTTCTCGACGCCGACATCGTCGGATCCGACGGTAGGGAACTCGGTGAGGTGGCACAGGTCCTGCGTGACGCTTCGGGCAAGGTTGACCGGCTTTTGGTCGAGCTTGAAGGACCGGGAGACCGCTATGTCCATCTGCCCATACTCGGCCTCACGCCGGTGGTGCGGGGCACCGACACCGATCTTCAGACAACGATGACCAAGGCAAGGCTGGACGCATTGCCCGAGGTCAAGCTACCGGCCCCGTAA
- a CDS encoding nitroreductase, translating to MRRPSRRYCIVNVAEAVASRRSIRAFEDRPVPFETIYRVLDQARFTPSGCNFQPWEAIVLTGEPLRSLQTRLLASQPDDPLEYDFSAPGAHEKYQSRLRSLGAAMYASVGVARDEKDRRADFVRDNITCFGAPVLLLCHFPKFMKEPQWSDVGMWLQTIMLLLRGEGLDSCPQEYMGVYGRTIKAELGLDDDTLLFCGLSIGWREAEAPVNLFERERVPLGEQVRFLGFGD from the coding sequence ATGCGCAGACCCTCGAGGAGATATTGCATCGTGAATGTTGCAGAAGCCGTAGCCAGCCGCCGTTCCATCCGGGCCTTTGAAGATCGGCCAGTGCCTTTCGAGACCATCTACCGGGTGCTCGACCAGGCCCGCTTCACGCCTTCGGGCTGCAACTTCCAGCCCTGGGAGGCCATCGTCCTCACGGGCGAGCCGCTGCGCTCGCTGCAGACGCGGCTTCTCGCGAGCCAGCCCGACGATCCCCTGGAATATGATTTCTCCGCGCCCGGAGCGCATGAAAAATATCAGTCACGGCTGCGCTCGCTCGGCGCCGCCATGTATGCGTCCGTCGGCGTCGCACGCGACGAGAAGGATCGCCGCGCCGATTTCGTGCGCGACAATATCACCTGCTTCGGTGCACCGGTTCTCCTCCTTTGCCATTTTCCGAAATTCATGAAGGAGCCGCAATGGTCGGACGTGGGAATGTGGCTCCAGACCATCATGCTTTTGCTTCGCGGCGAGGGCCTCGACAGCTGCCCGCAGGAATATATGGGGGTCTATGGGCGCACGATCAAAGCCGAGCTCGGCCTTGACGATGACACACTCCTGTTTTGCGGTTTGTCGATCGGATGGCGCGAGGCCGAGGCGCCTGTCAACCTGTTCGAGCGCGAACGCGTTCCGCTCGGCGAGCAGGTGAGGTTTCTCGGCTTCGGCGACTGA
- a CDS encoding MarR family winged helix-turn-helix transcriptional regulator translates to MVRVETLFIPLFEAFSWFDAGLQTLMTEAGWAEVSRSQTMAMILVRQGCNRPAAIARALGISRQSASTIIAEMIETGIFAMEADPGDKRAKIVTITPLGQKRANDARDAVFQLTAELERRIGRDNVANLWNALTANWGPPVESLRDMNTAGWKSSI, encoded by the coding sequence ATGGTACGTGTTGAAACGCTGTTCATTCCCCTGTTCGAGGCCTTCAGCTGGTTCGACGCAGGCCTCCAGACCTTGATGACCGAAGCGGGATGGGCCGAGGTTTCAAGGTCGCAGACGATGGCAATGATCCTCGTGCGACAAGGGTGCAATCGTCCCGCTGCCATCGCGCGCGCGCTCGGCATCTCGCGCCAGTCGGCTAGCACCATCATTGCTGAGATGATCGAAACGGGCATTTTCGCCATGGAAGCCGATCCCGGCGACAAGCGCGCGAAGATCGTTACCATCACACCGCTTGGTCAAAAGCGGGCCAATGATGCGCGCGATGCCGTGTTCCAGCTTACCGCGGAACTCGAGCGCCGGATCGGCCGCGACAATGTCGCCAATCTCTGGAATGCCCTCACGGCAAACTGGGGCCCTCCCGTCGAGAGCCTGCGGGATATGAACACGGCCGGCTGGAAATCGTCGATCTGA
- a CDS encoding nuclear transport factor 2 family protein, with amino-acid sequence MTSSAHEDDLAVIDAIHSWCAAIDGRDWAALEALITDPILIDYSSNGTTGGHLAASEWTDRLRVLHGFDKTLHMVSNVRPHVDGDAAICTSYVNAMHFLMDGEEEFHAHACGQYRHDLIRIEGRWRIKGATFLLAGRQGGHKEFDRAFARARELAPQRM; translated from the coding sequence ATGACATCATCGGCGCACGAGGATGATCTTGCGGTCATCGACGCCATTCACAGCTGGTGTGCTGCAATCGACGGGCGCGATTGGGCTGCGCTGGAAGCGCTGATCACCGACCCGATTCTTATCGACTATAGCTCGAATGGAACCACGGGCGGCCATCTGGCGGCCTCCGAGTGGACCGATCGCCTCCGCGTCCTGCACGGGTTCGACAAGACGCTGCACATGGTGAGCAATGTCCGTCCCCATGTGGACGGCGATGCGGCGATCTGCACCTCTTACGTCAACGCGATGCATTTTCTCATGGACGGCGAGGAGGAGTTCCACGCGCACGCCTGCGGTCAGTATCGCCATGATCTCATCCGGATCGAAGGGCGCTGGCGTATCAAGGGCGCGACATTTCTTCTCGCGGGGCGCCAGGGGGGGCACAAGGAGTTCGACAGGGCCTTTGCCAGGGCCCGGGAGCTTGCGCCCCAGCGCATGTAG
- a CDS encoding TonB-dependent receptor: protein MRRLEYLFLGASSLMFAAQPAMAQEMEAQPAAVERAADDIVVTAQKREQSLQDVPISIAVVTGEALSDFHAKDMADIAASVPNLFVERLNAADVIYIRGFGSAPSNFAFDQSVSLYQDGIYAGRGKQFEAPFFDIERIEVLRGPQGALFGKNTPAGAISIVTANPTPTFEAGITGTYNFDLEGTEFTGYVSGPVTDNLGVRLAVKALDLGGYIPNRTTGKRDPRRNQTLARLTLQYENAGFDATAKLEYSRSRTKGAAIVLSTVTAPLEITKDRFADDYPFGFAESNNVTSKNASLTANYEIGDHVLTSITGYSAYDANRSNSYAKDVPAIFLNRIFEEFEQFSQEIRLASPEGKPLEYIVGTYFDWSDYELEYPRYYTGLPSGLTGSNNSLFDQSAQTLSFFAQATANLSSAFRIIGSARYTRTKKRGNFETITLSGMPFGAETTAKGRISEDNVDPSLTAQFDVTPDVMLYASYGRGSKSGGFVSNTVGTVDSTFIYRPERSTNYEVGVKAALLDRMLTLDLALYDLTFKNLQTSVYDPTLSPPGFVTKNAASATSRGIEWSVGLRPAQWLKLSWSGAYQNAEYDNFPGASCLTSQPISVCNPAAPVGAPNNPANNNLAGYKLAFSSKWSGSIQAQIKAPIADRYLLATTAAMNYRSKFFISDNQDPVYGIQPSYQKLDLRVEFGDRDERWNVALVGRNLTNERTYSFAFLWPGSLSYTPSGHRYLEETRTIAIEGNLRF, encoded by the coding sequence ATGCGACGGCTTGAGTATCTGTTCCTTGGCGCAAGCTCCCTCATGTTTGCGGCGCAGCCCGCGATGGCGCAGGAAATGGAGGCCCAGCCGGCGGCTGTAGAAAGAGCGGCCGACGATATTGTGGTCACGGCTCAAAAGCGTGAGCAGAGCCTCCAGGATGTGCCGATTTCCATTGCTGTCGTAACGGGCGAGGCGCTTTCCGATTTCCACGCCAAGGATATGGCCGACATCGCAGCGTCGGTGCCAAACCTTTTCGTCGAACGCCTCAACGCCGCCGACGTCATCTATATTCGCGGCTTCGGCTCGGCGCCTTCCAATTTCGCCTTCGACCAGTCGGTCAGCCTCTATCAGGACGGCATCTATGCGGGGCGCGGCAAGCAGTTCGAGGCGCCCTTCTTCGATATCGAGCGGATCGAGGTGCTGCGCGGACCGCAAGGCGCGCTTTTCGGGAAAAATACGCCCGCGGGTGCGATCAGCATCGTCACCGCCAATCCCACCCCCACGTTCGAGGCGGGGATTACGGGCACCTATAATTTCGATCTCGAGGGCACCGAATTCACAGGCTATGTCTCAGGCCCCGTGACCGACAATCTTGGCGTTCGCCTGGCGGTCAAGGCTCTCGATCTTGGCGGATATATTCCCAATCGCACGACCGGAAAGCGCGACCCGCGTCGCAATCAGACGCTTGCGCGCCTGACGCTTCAATATGAAAATGCAGGCTTCGATGCGACGGCCAAGCTCGAATATAGCCGCTCGCGTACCAAGGGCGCCGCAATCGTCCTTTCGACCGTGACCGCGCCTTTGGAAATTACCAAGGACCGCTTCGCCGACGATTATCCCTTCGGCTTTGCCGAATCGAACAATGTGACGTCGAAAAATGCGTCGCTCACGGCGAACTACGAGATTGGCGACCATGTTCTGACCAGCATCACGGGATACTCCGCTTATGACGCGAACCGGTCGAACTCCTATGCGAAGGACGTCCCTGCCATCTTCCTCAACCGGATCTTCGAGGAGTTTGAACAATTCTCGCAGGAAATCCGCCTGGCCTCTCCTGAGGGCAAGCCGCTCGAATATATCGTCGGGACCTATTTCGACTGGAGCGACTATGAGCTTGAGTATCCGCGCTACTACACCGGGCTGCCGAGCGGCCTGACGGGCTCGAACAACTCGCTCTTCGATCAGTCGGCGCAGACCCTGTCCTTCTTCGCGCAGGCGACCGCCAATCTCTCGTCCGCGTTCCGGATCATCGGAAGCGCGCGCTACACCCGCACCAAGAAGCGCGGGAATTTCGAGACGATCACGCTTTCGGGCATGCCTTTTGGCGCAGAGACGACCGCCAAGGGGCGCATCTCGGAGGACAATGTCGATCCCTCTTTGACCGCGCAATTCGATGTGACGCCCGATGTCATGCTCTATGCGTCCTACGGCCGCGGTTCGAAATCGGGCGGCTTTGTCAGCAATACGGTGGGCACGGTCGACAGCACCTTCATTTATCGCCCCGAGCGGTCGACCAACTATGAAGTGGGCGTCAAAGCCGCGCTGCTCGACCGGATGCTCACCCTCGACCTTGCGCTTTACGATCTCACCTTCAAGAATCTCCAGACGTCGGTCTACGATCCGACGCTCAGCCCTCCGGGCTTCGTGACCAAAAATGCTGCGAGCGCGACGTCACGCGGTATCGAATGGTCGGTCGGGCTTCGCCCTGCGCAGTGGCTGAAGCTGAGCTGGAGCGGCGCGTACCAAAATGCCGAGTACGACAATTTTCCGGGTGCAAGCTGCCTTACAAGCCAGCCGATCTCGGTCTGTAATCCGGCGGCTCCCGTGGGCGCGCCGAACAATCCTGCGAACAACAATCTTGCAGGCTACAAGCTCGCCTTCTCGTCGAAGTGGAGCGGGTCGATCCAGGCACAGATCAAGGCGCCGATTGCCGATCGCTACCTGCTCGCGACCACCGCGGCGATGAATTACCGCTCCAAGTTCTTCATCTCGGATAACCAGGACCCGGTTTACGGTATCCAGCCATCCTATCAGAAGCTTGATCTGAGGGTAGAGTTCGGCGACCGGGACGAGCGATGGAATGTGGCGCTGGTGGGCCGCAACCTCACCAACGAGCGGACCTATTCCTTTGCCTTCCTCTGGCCCGGGTCACTTTCCTACACCCCGAGCGGCCACCGCTACCTGGAGGAAACCCGCACGATAGCCATCGAAGGCAATCTGCGTTTCTAA
- a CDS encoding spinster family MFS transporter encodes MRTEIEQGEAPPRAATVPRERRWALALMLAITTCAFIDRAILNTVGQAIRDDLKLSDLQLGLLGGAAFSILYGTLGIPVARWAERSDRIGIVSIAVTIWSSMTMLCAMATGFWQLLLMRIGVGVGEAGANAPVQSYLSDLYPPERRGTVVGILGLSVPLGIIIGGIGGAWVAQHHGWRMAFLLVGLPGLVLAAAARLTLRDKRPPVAKAEIPSLRTVLATLWESRSFRQMIAGGVVTSFIGQAVLAFGHPFFVRNFGLSYTEAAVYFALVNGASVAGGYMVGGFVVDRFVTRDVRYYGWIPALMMLLAGPFYIAGFLQRELLPGLILLAIPGVFSASYYAPVLAVTQNIVASRMRATAISIVLLAMNIIGLLLGPLTAGALSDFYFAQALPAGIDAAACRAAMTALCEAASARGVSYALATICLLFLWSAVHYFAASRHLERDIDFQQQQDGNP; translated from the coding sequence ATGCGCACGGAAATCGAACAGGGCGAGGCACCGCCGCGCGCGGCGACGGTGCCTCGTGAGCGCCGATGGGCCCTCGCGCTCATGCTCGCGATCACGACCTGTGCCTTCATCGACCGGGCGATCCTCAACACGGTCGGCCAGGCCATTCGCGATGATCTGAAGCTCAGTGATCTTCAGCTCGGGTTGCTGGGGGGCGCGGCTTTTTCCATTCTTTACGGAACGCTCGGCATCCCGGTTGCGCGCTGGGCCGAGCGATCCGACCGGATCGGCATCGTCTCGATCGCGGTCACCATCTGGTCGAGCATGACGATGCTGTGCGCGATGGCCACGGGCTTCTGGCAGCTCCTGTTGATGCGCATCGGGGTCGGGGTTGGTGAAGCGGGGGCAAACGCCCCCGTCCAATCCTATCTGTCGGATCTTTATCCGCCCGAACGGCGCGGCACGGTTGTCGGAATTCTCGGTCTATCGGTTCCGCTCGGCATCATTATCGGCGGGATCGGCGGCGCCTGGGTCGCGCAGCATCATGGCTGGCGCATGGCCTTCCTCCTCGTCGGGCTCCCGGGCCTTGTTCTCGCCGCCGCGGCGCGGCTGACACTCCGGGACAAGCGGCCGCCGGTCGCAAAAGCCGAGATACCCTCGCTGCGCACGGTGCTCGCGACGCTTTGGGAGAGCCGGAGTTTTCGTCAGATGATTGCAGGCGGCGTGGTGACAAGCTTCATCGGGCAGGCGGTGCTCGCCTTTGGGCACCCCTTTTTCGTGAGAAACTTCGGCCTCAGCTATACCGAGGCGGCGGTCTATTTTGCGCTCGTCAACGGCGCGTCGGTCGCGGGGGGCTACATGGTCGGCGGCTTTGTCGTCGACCGGTTCGTGACCCGCGATGTTCGCTACTACGGGTGGATACCCGCGCTCATGATGCTGCTCGCGGGACCCTTTTATATCGCAGGCTTCCTCCAGCGTGAGCTTCTCCCAGGGCTCATCCTCCTCGCGATCCCGGGCGTGTTTTCAGCAAGCTATTATGCGCCTGTGCTCGCGGTGACCCAGAACATCGTCGCAAGCCGGATGCGCGCGACAGCGATCTCGATCGTGCTGCTCGCAATGAATATCATCGGCCTTCTGCTCGGCCCGCTCACCGCGGGAGCGCTTAGCGACTTCTATTTTGCGCAGGCGCTCCCGGCAGGCATCGACGCTGCGGCCTGCCGCGCGGCGATGACCGCCCTTTGCGAGGCAGCATCGGCGCGCGGCGTGAGCTACGCTCTTGCCACCATCTGCCTGCTCTTCTTGTGGTCGGCCGTCCATTATTTCGCCGCGAGCCGGCATCTGGAGCGCGACATTGATTTTCAGCAACAACAGGATGGGAACCCATGA
- a CDS encoding EthD domain-containing protein, whose amino-acid sequence MIKMSFAVYRRPDLTQEQFLDHWFNIHAPIAKKYAKALRIRRYVQLHGGDYEAARQMTQSRGCQPPHDGVVEIWWDSEEDRLAGAASPEGQEGGRLLQADELNFCDMSRSSVMFGVERVIIDELDG is encoded by the coding sequence ATGATCAAGATGTCCTTTGCCGTCTACCGCCGTCCCGATCTCACCCAGGAGCAGTTCCTCGACCACTGGTTCAACATTCACGCCCCGATCGCCAAGAAATACGCCAAGGCCTTGCGGATCAGGCGATATGTCCAGCTCCACGGTGGCGACTATGAGGCGGCCCGGCAGATGACCCAATCGCGCGGCTGCCAGCCGCCGCACGACGGCGTCGTCGAGATCTGGTGGGATTCTGAAGAGGATCGACTTGCGGGCGCGGCGTCGCCTGAGGGCCAGGAAGGCGGCCGCCTGCTCCAGGCTGACGAGCTCAATTTCTGCGATATGTCGCGCTCGAGCGTCATGTTTGGCGTGGAGCGGGTCATCATTGACGAACTGGACGGGTAG
- a CDS encoding TetR/AcrR family transcriptional regulator, which produces MKTRKLPSAARGGPVRQRVIDAAERLLREGKAEFSMRDLASEAGVSFATPFNRFGSKAAIMQALAERRIELMAKRFTEHPPLADALERVLLATRIASEGMLEEPRVNRAVMGVIGTASPAPGRALELSTGLWRLALGDGSGQMVAKKDEALQMLARHLAFAVRGTLSFWTAGELADNELTENAQAVANSLLMASLPVSSEGGIKANHGGRHASPSPMRIGPGS; this is translated from the coding sequence ATCAAGACCCGAAAATTACCGTCCGCCGCACGGGGCGGGCCCGTCCGCCAGCGCGTCATCGACGCAGCCGAGCGCCTGCTCCGCGAAGGCAAGGCGGAATTCTCGATGCGCGACCTCGCCTCCGAGGCCGGCGTCAGCTTTGCGACGCCGTTCAACCGGTTCGGGAGCAAGGCCGCGATCATGCAGGCGCTCGCCGAGCGGCGGATCGAGCTCATGGCGAAGCGCTTTACCGAGCATCCGCCGCTCGCGGACGCTCTTGAAAGGGTCCTTCTTGCCACCCGGATTGCGTCTGAGGGAATGCTCGAAGAGCCGCGGGTCAATCGCGCGGTGATGGGTGTGATCGGAACCGCGAGCCCGGCACCGGGCCGCGCGCTGGAATTGTCGACAGGCCTCTGGCGGCTGGCTCTGGGCGACGGAAGCGGCCAGATGGTGGCTAAGAAGGACGAGGCGCTGCAGATGCTTGCGCGCCACCTCGCCTTTGCCGTTCGCGGAACCCTGTCCTTCTGGACGGCGGGCGAACTCGCCGACAACGAGCTGACCGAAAATGCTCAGGCGGTTGCGAACAGCCTGCTTATGGCTTCGCTGCCCGTCAGTAGCGAGGGGGGGATCAAGGCGAACCACGGCGGCCGCCATGCTTCTCCATCACCGATGCGCATCGGTCCGGGATCCTGA
- a CDS encoding superoxide dismutase family protein, producing the protein MNSNCWTMVALPALLAGCNSPDTSTPAAPVNSKAFEEAALSGAGQAPSQSAAAELKAADGKPVGRARATVNDGRVMLSLQVEGLPPGEHGVHVHMTGKCDAPKFESAGAHWNPANTKHGLEAPGGQHAGDMPNLVVDPNGRGSISYELKGATFAGLMDGDGSAMVVHASADDQKTDPSGNSGDRIACGIFNVV; encoded by the coding sequence ATGAACAGCAATTGTTGGACCATGGTCGCCCTTCCGGCTCTCCTAGCGGGTTGCAACTCTCCCGACACTTCGACGCCCGCGGCACCGGTTAACAGCAAGGCTTTCGAAGAAGCGGCGCTGAGTGGTGCCGGGCAAGCGCCGTCCCAAAGCGCCGCCGCGGAACTCAAGGCAGCGGATGGCAAGCCTGTTGGCAGGGCGAGGGCGACGGTCAACGACGGGCGCGTTATGCTGAGCTTGCAAGTCGAGGGGCTCCCGCCAGGCGAACACGGCGTCCATGTGCATATGACCGGAAAGTGCGACGCCCCCAAATTCGAAAGTGCGGGTGCACACTGGAATCCCGCAAACACCAAGCACGGCCTTGAAGCTCCCGGCGGGCAACATGCCGGCGATATGCCGAACCTCGTGGTCGACCCCAATGGGCGCGGGAGCATTTCGTACGAGCTGAAGGGTGCGACGTTCGCTGGTCTGATGGACGGGGACGGGTCGGCCATGGTGGTCCACGCGTCGGCCGACGACCAGAAGACCGACCCATCGGGCAATAGTGGCGATCGCATCGCTTGCGGTATATTCAACGTCGTCTGA
- a CDS encoding CPBP family intramembrane glutamic endopeptidase, whose protein sequence is MRALLWIGILTTGAVILWRASLSLSAKAPFPIDHGERLAFGVTVTGIVAGLSCAMSYARPRLITWSPLDRRTFSQTASGAAAYAALAIPATATLAWIGLTDIGLTRSSETALTLAYLLLLVLLSEALPEELLFRGWIMQALEKDRSPWKPVLGQALVFSLFAWVVGAVSSVTDASFIACFGIVLGIVRAVTGTIWTSVGLHLAFITAQQSALPSWAIWGGDPHPPVQIIGLTILPFSIIVGILYGRVKPS, encoded by the coding sequence TTGAGGGCGCTTCTTTGGATCGGTATTCTTACGACAGGCGCGGTCATTCTTTGGCGAGCGTCATTGTCGCTGAGCGCGAAAGCCCCCTTCCCCATTGATCATGGCGAACGGCTGGCCTTCGGCGTGACCGTCACAGGCATTGTCGCCGGGCTCAGCTGCGCCATGTCATACGCGCGGCCGCGTCTCATCACCTGGAGTCCACTAGACCGACGGACTTTCAGTCAGACCGCAAGCGGAGCGGCGGCATATGCCGCGCTGGCCATCCCGGCGACGGCCACGCTGGCCTGGATCGGGTTGACCGACATCGGTTTAACACGCTCATCCGAGACGGCTCTCACACTCGCGTATCTCCTCCTTCTGGTCCTCCTAAGCGAGGCCTTGCCTGAGGAGCTACTCTTCCGGGGCTGGATAATGCAGGCTCTGGAGAAAGATCGCTCGCCTTGGAAACCTGTGCTTGGCCAGGCCCTCGTTTTCAGCCTGTTCGCATGGGTCGTGGGAGCCGTGAGCTCGGTAACCGATGCGAGCTTCATCGCTTGCTTCGGCATAGTTCTCGGAATTGTCCGGGCAGTAACCGGCACGATCTGGACAAGCGTCGGGTTACATCTGGCCTTCATAACTGCACAGCAGTCGGCATTGCCATCGTGGGCAATCTGGGGAGGTGATCCGCATCCACCCGTCCAGATTATCGGCCTCACGATTTTGCCATTCTCAATAATTGTCGGCATCCTCTATGGGCGCGTTAAGCCCAGCTGA